From Cervus elaphus chromosome 25, mCerEla1.1, whole genome shotgun sequence, one genomic window encodes:
- the RAD1 gene encoding cell cycle checkpoint protein RAD1, translating into MPLLTQRITDENDYCLVASLDNVRNLSTILKAIHFREHATCFATKNGIKVTVENAKCVQANAFIQAGIFQEFRVQEESVTFRINLTVLLDCLSIFGSSPMPGTFTALRMCYQGYGYPLMLFLEEGGVVTVCKINTQEPEETLDFDFCSTNVINKIILQSEGLREAFSELDMTSEVLQITMSPDKPYFRLSTFGNAGSSHLDYPKDSDLMDSFHCNQTQVNRYKISLLKPSTKALVLSCKVSIRTDNRGFLSLQYMIRNEDGQICFVEYYCCPDEEVPDS; encoded by the exons ATGCCCCTCCTAACCCAGCGGATCACAGACGAGAATGATTACTGCTTAGTGGCCAGCCTTGACAACGTCAGGAACCTCTCCACTATCTTGAAGGCTATTCATTTCCGAGAACATGCCACGTGTTTCGCTACTAAAAATGGAATCAAGGTTACAGTGGAAAACGCAAAATGTGTACAAGCAAATGCTTTTATTCAG gctGGAATATTTCAAGAGTTTAGAGTTCAAGAAGAGTCTGTTACTTTTCGAATTAATTTAACTGTCCTTTTAGACTGTTTGTCTATTTTTGGATCAAGTCCTATGCCAG GGACTTTTACTGCACTTCGGATGTGTTACCAAGGTTATGGTTACCCTCTGATGCTGTTTCTGGAAGAAGGAGGTGTGGTGACAGTGTGTAAAATCAATACGCAAGAGCCTGAGGAGACTCTGGATTTTGATTTCTGCAGCACCAATGtcattaataaaattattctgCAGTCAGAGGGGCTCCGTGAAGCATTTTCTGAGTTGGATATGACGAGTGAGGTCCTGCAGATCACCATGTCTCCAGATAAACCTTATTTCAG GTTATCTACTTTTGGGAATGCAGGAAGCTCCCACCTTGACTATCCCAAAGATTCTGATTTGATGGACTCATTTCACTGCAATCAGACCCAGGTCAACAG ATACAAGATTTCTTTACTGAAACCCTCTACAAAGGCATTAGTCCTGTCTTGTAAGGTATCTATTCGAACAGATAACCGAGGATTTCTCTCATTACAGTATATGATTAGAAATGAAGATGGACAAATATGCTTTGTGGAATATTACTGCTGTCCTGATGAAGAAGTTCCTGACTCTTAG